In Neoarius graeffei isolate fNeoGra1 chromosome 17, fNeoGra1.pri, whole genome shotgun sequence, a single window of DNA contains:
- the atf5b gene encoding uncharacterized protein atf5b, which yields MTEHFDTYPLSASTESSPGSSIPPSPLEHDVQVPSDLEVMTSLLKEELAQLEDYYLFESTPMKGEKWQKCDKGYQAMSAPSYYQLPCTSYSVNQSESNPRLVTLATGELDLRGFCGSSVGRSKTSRPAPYSYVRTHSTSQRIASNGCKDVEVFEKETWTFKGTHSGYAEMSLDQCAVDKIFGKNHIGAKKVRECAILLKEEEKRCFTEDVFYRTEMVKSFDAGAPLDAHHRREGQVPGMKMLNHGHESVAMPVMHCSENGSSPAFKHPEVAECYFSQITANLEPYHGFMNEVDQSVRSGAVESLNSGYSSHECLVDQSFECLSGDSVGSSLEFPAQKSMQRLRENLCMFKPEVKVSCLERSHGERKQKKRDQNKTAAYRYRQRKRAEQDCLEEELHGLEGRNRELRDKAESVEREIQYVKDLLIEVYKARSQRLKEDSSA from the exons ATGACAGAACATTTTGACACCTACCCGCTTTCAGCATCAACTGAATCGTCTCCTGGTTCATCGATTCCACCTTCCCCTTTGGAACATGATGTCCAGGTGCCCTCAGATTTGGAGGTTATGACCTCCCTCCTAAAAGAAGAACTTGCTCAACTCGAGGATTATTACCTATTTGAATCAACGCCCATGAAAGGAGAGAAGTGGCAGAAATGTGATAAAGGCTACCAAGCAATGTCTGCCCCATCATATTACCAGTTACCCTGTACTTCATACAGTGTGAACCAGTCCGAATCGAACCCCAGGCTTGTTACACTTGCAACAGGTGAGCTTGACCTAAGAGGGTTTTGTGGCAGCTCTGTTGGAAGATCTAAAACATCCAGACCTGCTCCTTACAGCTATGTTCGGACCCACTCCACTAGCCAAAGGATAGCATCGAATGGTTGCAAAGATGTGGAGGTTTTTGAGAAAGAGACATGGACTTTCAAAGGGACTCATTCAGGTTATGCAGAGATGTCTTTAGACCAGTGTGCTGTTGACAAGATTTTTGGGAAGAACCATATCGGTGCGAAAAAGGTGAGAGAATGTGCCATATTGCTAAAGGAAGAAGAAAAGAGATGTTTCACTGAAGATGTTTTTTACAGAACAGAGATGGTGAAAAGTTTTGATGCTGGTGCACCACTAGATGCCCACCACAGGAGGGAAGGTCAAGTTCCTGGAATGAAGATGCTCAATCATGGTCATGAATCAGTTGCGATGCCAGTAATGCACTGCAGTGAAAATGGAAGTAGTCCTGCATTTAAACACCCAGAAGTAGCGGAGTGTTACTTTAGTCAGATTACTGCCAATTTAGAACCATATCATGGCTTTATGAATGAGGTAGATCAGTCAGTCCGGTCTGGGGCTGTCGAGTCTTTGAATAGTGGTTACTCAAGCCATGAATGCCTTGTAGATCAAAGCTTTGAATGTCTGTCCGGAGACAGTGTTGGATCTTCTTTGGAGTTCCCAGCACAGAAATCAATGCAAAGGCTAAGAGAAAACCTGTGTATGTTCAAGCCAGAGGTCAAAGTAAGTTGCCTGGAAAGGAGTCATGGAGAGCGCAAGCAGAAGAAAAGAGACCAGAACAAGACAGCTGCTTACAG GTATCGACAGCGGAAGAGGGCGGAGCAGGACTGCTTGGAGGAAGAACTTCATGGATTGGAAGGGAGAAACAGGGAGCTGCGAGACAAAGCCGAATCTGTAGAGAGAGAGATCCAGTATGTCAAAGACCTCCTGATTGAAGTGTATAAGGCTCGGAGTCAGCGCCTCAAAGAGGATTCCAGTGCCTAA